From a region of the Poecile atricapillus isolate bPoeAtr1 chromosome 4, bPoeAtr1.hap1, whole genome shotgun sequence genome:
- the LOC131579021 gene encoding neurophysin 1-like: MSCKALALCLLGLLALSSACYIQNCPIGGKRAVLDMDIRKCLPCGPRNKGHCFGPNICCGEELGCYIGTSETLRCQEENFLPTPCESGHKACGSGGSCAAPGICCSTEGCGTDSSCDQEMLFV, from the exons ATGTCCTGCAAGGCTCTGGCCCTCTGcctcctggggctcctggcTCTCTCCTCCGCTTGCTACATCCAGAACTGCCCCATCGGGGGCAAACGCGCTGTGCTGGACATGGACATCAGGAAG TGCCTGCCCTGCGGTCCCCGGAACAAGGGCCACTGCTTCGGGCCCAACATCTGCTGcggggaggagctgggctgctACATCGGCACCTCGGAAACGCTGCGCTGCCAGGAGGAAAACTTCCTGCCCACCCCCTGCGAGTCGGGACACAAAGCCTGCGGCTCCGGAGGGAGCTGCGCCGCTCCCGGCATCTGCTGCAGCACCG AGGGCTGTGGCACTGACTCGTCCTGTGACCAGGAGATGCTGTTTGTGTAG
- the UBOX5 gene encoding RING finger protein 37: MVINVCLPQFKPRIHCNKISADGYEVENLISEDLARRNRGFRSEYFIKPPVHVTISFPFNIEICRINIDISSGGYQTFSGLEVYTSTSCNKTSWQSPEGQCSGLAGQPVSDKDTFTLVGKAVLKNQSKVTFGHRGFKPRPPFHQMENVFSYPGSVSQDLWNKGPASLSNVSHLKICITHVAGGGLPSIKRLEVWGQPAKSCPQEVIEGVFQVASQFLAQDVGSLKPELWTPMESDCVPFGANEQQTLHKLVDVVQDIPEEFLDPITLEIMTLPMLLPSGKVIDQSTLEKCNRSEASWGRVPSDPFTGVAFSQHSQPLPHPTLKARIDHFLLQHSIPGTNLLGRAHAAESLVPSSITMSSLKRKMDCMDQGSLQPPYFSATNLLVTATSENSAKKMRTDSDSHLIQMDCSTDLVSHEQKLSESLDTALTSALSSMPSFTAKLMKSQQQAPGEGGCSTSWSVGTVLEHGRSSQTQGCASCGKSFSCYFKAEPVYQLPCGHLLCRPCLAERQKAPASPIHCGSCKRAAATQDVRRVHF; this comes from the exons ATCTCTGCCGATGGCTATGAGGTGGAGAACCTGATCTCCGAAGACCTGGCCAGGAGGAACCGCGGCTTCCGCAGCGAGTACTTCATCAAACCCCCGGTGCACGTCAccatctccttccccttcaACATCGAGATCTGCAGGATCAACATCGACATCTCCTCCGGGGGGTACCAGACCTTCTCTGGGCTGGAAGTTTACACCTCTACCTCATGCAACAAAACCTCTTGGCAGAGCCCTGAGGGGCAGTGCTCAGGTCTGGCCGGGCAGCCTGTGTCGGACAAGGACACCTTCACCCTGGTGGGAAAAGCTGTCTTAAAAAATCAGAGCAAAGTGACTTTTGGCCACAGAGGTTTCAAGCCGAGGCCTCCCTTCCATCAGATGGAAAATGTCTTCTCCTACCCCGGCTCGGTGTCTCAAGACCTCTGGAACAAAGGGCCGGCCTCGCTCAGCAACGTGTCCCACCTAAAAATCTGCATCACCCACGTGGCCGGGGGGGGCCTGCCCAGCATCAAGAGGCTGGAGGTGTGGGGACAGCCTGCCAAGTCCTGCCCACAGGAGGTGATCGAGGGTGTCTTCCAGGTGGCCTCGCAGTTCCTGGCCCAGGACGTGGGCAGCCTCAAGCCGGAGCTCTGGACGCCCATGGAGAGCGACTGCGTCCCCTTCGGTGCCAACGAGCAGCAGACCCTGCACAAGCTGGTGGATGTCGTCCAAGACATCCCTGAAGAATTCCTGGACCCCATCACTCTGGAGATCATGACTTTGCCCATGCTCCTGCCCTCTGGGAAAGTGATTGACCAGAGCACCCTGGAGAAATGCAACCGGAGCGAGGCGTCCTGGGGCCGTGTTCCCAGCGATCCCTTCACGGGGGTGGCCTTCAGCCAGCACTCGCAGCCCCTACCTCACCCCACCCTCAAGGCCAGGATAGATCacttcctgctgcagcacagcatccctggcACCAACCTGCTGGGGAGGGCTCACGCCGCAGAGAGCCTGGTGCCCTCCTCCATCACCATGTCTTCTCTGAAGAGGAAAATGGACTGCATGGATCAGGGCTCCCTGCAGCCGCCCTATTTTTCTGCTACAAACTTACTTGTCACGGCTACCTCAGAGAACAGTGCTAAAAAAATGAGAACTGACAGTGACTCCCACTTGATCCAGATGGACTGTTCCACAG ATCTGGTGTCCCACGAGCAGAAGCTGTCAGAGAGCTTGGACACTGCCCTGACCTCGGCTCTCAGCTCCATGCCCTCCTTCACGGCCAAGCTGATGAAGAGCCAGCAGCAGGCTCCAGGAgaggggggctgcagcactTCCTGGAGCGTGGGCACCGTCCTTG AGCACGGCAGGAGCAGCCAGACCCAGGGATGTGCTTCCTGTGGCAAATCCTTCTCCTGCTACTTCAAGGCAGAGCCCGTGTACCAGCTCCCCTGCGGGCACCTGCTGTGCCGGCCCTGCCTGGCCGAGCGCCAGAAGGCTCCGGCGTCCCCCATCCACTGCGGGAGCTGCAAGAGGGCAGCAGCCACACAGGACGTCAGGAGAGTTCACTTCTga
- the LOC131579020 gene encoding vasotocin-neurophysin VT, translating into MAEPSLPLSFLCLLALSSACYIQNCPRGGKRALADTALRQCMPCGPGNRGNCFGPGICCGAELGCYLGTAETRRCSEEDYLPSPCQAGGQPCGAGGRCAAPGICCTAETCSMDTACLDEGSDSAQEAAEEKNLTVLDGSAGDLLLKLMHLANRQQQQGKHPLL; encoded by the exons ATGGCAGAGCCTTCGctgcccctctccttcctctgcctcctcgCCTTGTCCTCCGCCTGCTACATCCAGAACTGCCCCCGGGGCGGCAAGCGGGCTCTGGCCGACACAGCCCTGCGACAG TGCATGCCCTGCGGCCCCGGCAACAGAGGGAACTGCTTCGGGCCCGGCATCTGCTGCGGAGCGGAGCTGGGCTGCTACCTGGGCACGGCGGAGACACGGCGCTGCTCCGAGGAGGATTACCTGCCCTCCCCCTGCCAGGCCGGCGGGCAGCCCTGCGGGGCCGGGGGCCGCTGCGCCGCGCCCGGCATCTGCTGCACCGCCG AGACGTGCTCCATGGACACCGCCTGCCTGGACGAGGGCAGCGACAGCGCTCAGGAGGCGGCGGAGGAGAAGAACCTGACGGTGCTGGATGGCTCGGCCGGAGATCTGCTCCTCAAGCTCATGCACTTGGCAaaccggcagcagcagcagggcaagCACCCCCTGCTCTGA